A single region of the Paraburkholderia megapolitana genome encodes:
- the gltX gene encoding glutamate--tRNA ligase, producing the protein MTTSVRTRFAPSPTGFIHLGNIRSALYPWAFARKMKGTFVLRIEDTDVERSSTEAVDAILEGMAWLDLGYDEGPFYQMQRLDRYREVLKQMTEQGLAYPCYMSTEELDALRERQRAAGEKPRYDGTWRPEPGKTLPVPPAGVEPVLRFRNPLTGVVAWDDAVKGRIEISNDELDDLVIARPDGTPMYNFCVVVDDLDMRITHVIRGDDHVNNTPRQINILRALGGEPPVYAHLPTVLNEQGEKMSKRHGAMSVMGYRDAGYLPEAVVNYLARLGWSHGDAEIFTREQFVEWFDLDHLGKSPAQYDHDKLNWLNNHYIKEADNARLAELARPFFESLDIDAAALAQGADLPAVIGLLKDRASTVKEIAENAAMFYRAPNPEPEAIAQHVTDVVRPALADFVAALKSAEWTKEGIAAALKATLATHKLKMPQLAMPVRLLVAGTTHTPSIDSVLMLFGREVVVSRIEKALA; encoded by the coding sequence ATGACCACCTCCGTTCGTACCCGTTTCGCGCCCAGCCCCACCGGCTTCATCCACCTCGGCAACATTCGTTCCGCGCTATATCCGTGGGCGTTCGCCCGCAAGATGAAAGGCACCTTCGTGCTGCGCATCGAGGATACCGACGTCGAGCGCTCGTCGACGGAAGCCGTCGATGCGATCCTCGAAGGCATGGCCTGGCTCGATCTCGGTTACGACGAAGGCCCGTTCTACCAGATGCAGCGTCTGGACCGTTATCGCGAAGTGCTGAAGCAGATGACGGAGCAGGGGCTTGCGTACCCGTGCTACATGTCGACGGAAGAACTCGATGCGTTGCGCGAACGTCAGCGTGCGGCCGGCGAGAAGCCGCGCTACGACGGCACATGGCGACCGGAGCCCGGCAAGACGCTGCCGGTGCCGCCGGCCGGCGTCGAGCCTGTGCTGCGCTTTCGCAATCCGTTGACGGGCGTCGTCGCGTGGGACGACGCGGTGAAAGGGCGCATCGAGATCTCGAACGATGAGCTCGACGACCTCGTGATCGCGCGTCCCGACGGCACGCCGATGTACAACTTCTGTGTCGTCGTCGACGATCTCGACATGCGCATCACACACGTGATTCGCGGCGACGATCACGTGAACAATACGCCGCGTCAGATCAACATCCTGCGCGCGCTCGGCGGCGAGCCGCCGGTCTATGCGCATCTGCCCACCGTGCTGAACGAGCAGGGCGAAAAGATGAGCAAGCGGCACGGCGCGATGAGCGTGATGGGCTATCGCGACGCGGGCTATCTGCCCGAAGCAGTGGTCAACTATCTCGCGCGTCTCGGCTGGTCGCACGGCGATGCGGAGATTTTTACGCGTGAGCAGTTTGTCGAGTGGTTCGACCTCGATCATCTGGGCAAGTCGCCGGCGCAATACGATCACGACAAGCTCAACTGGTTGAATAACCACTACATCAAGGAAGCCGATAACGCGCGCCTGGCTGAGCTCGCTCGTCCGTTCTTCGAGAGTCTTGATATCGATGCGGCAGCGCTTGCGCAAGGTGCCGATCTGCCGGCCGTGATCGGGCTGCTGAAGGACCGTGCATCGACGGTGAAGGAGATCGCGGAAAACGCCGCGATGTTCTATCGCGCACCGAACCCCGAACCCGAAGCAATCGCGCAGCATGTGACCGACGTCGTGCGGCCCGCACTCGCCGATTTCGTCGCCGCGTTAAAGAGCGCCGAATGGACGAAGGAGGGCATCGCTGCCGCGCTGAAAGCAACGCTCGCTACGCACAAGCTGAAGATGCCGCAACTCGCGATGCCGGTCCGTCTGCTCGTGGCGGGCACGACCCATACGCCGTCGATCGATAGCGTGCTGATGCTGTTCGGTCGCGAGGTTGTAGTGAGTCGTATCGAGAAGGCGCTTGCCTGA
- a CDS encoding patatin-like phospholipase family protein, with protein MNPSSPRSGRRAFSLAAASAVLAACTTTGSKPDTTTSDTSTGTPASVTPPPAVKPVRPLRVGLALGGGAARGFAHIGVIKGLEAHNIKVDLIAGTSAGAVVGALYASGMNGFALNKLALVMDEASISDWAMPFRTRGFLQGVALQNYLNTTLNNRPIEKMAKPLGIVATDLKTGQPILFQRGNTGIAVRASCSVPSVFEPVKMGGHEYVDGGLVSPVPASFARKMGADFVIAIDISARPETALTQSSFDVLLQTFTIMGQTIKTYELDKYADIVIRPNLSVMSGSDFGQRNAAILAGEEAVAKIMPELQRKLAAASPAMV; from the coding sequence TTGAACCCTTCCTCACCTCGTTCAGGCCGCCGCGCGTTTTCTTTGGCCGCGGCCTCCGCTGTTCTCGCCGCGTGTACGACCACCGGCAGCAAACCCGACACCACCACCAGCGACACATCGACTGGCACCCCGGCCAGTGTCACCCCACCGCCGGCCGTCAAGCCAGTGCGCCCGCTGCGCGTCGGTCTCGCGCTAGGCGGCGGCGCCGCCCGCGGCTTCGCGCACATCGGTGTGATCAAGGGGCTGGAAGCGCACAACATCAAGGTCGACCTGATTGCCGGTACAAGCGCGGGCGCCGTTGTCGGTGCACTCTACGCTTCGGGCATGAATGGCTTCGCGCTGAACAAGCTCGCACTCGTCATGGACGAAGCCTCGATCAGCGACTGGGCCATGCCGTTTCGCACACGCGGTTTCCTGCAAGGCGTCGCGTTGCAGAACTATCTGAACACGACGCTCAACAACCGGCCGATCGAAAAGATGGCGAAGCCGCTCGGCATTGTCGCCACGGACCTGAAAACCGGTCAGCCGATCCTGTTCCAGCGCGGCAATACGGGCATCGCCGTGCGCGCATCGTGCAGCGTGCCGTCGGTGTTCGAGCCCGTGAAGATGGGTGGCCACGAATATGTCGACGGTGGGCTCGTGAGTCCGGTGCCGGCATCGTTTGCGCGCAAGATGGGTGCGGACTTCGTGATCGCGATCGATATCTCCGCGCGCCCCGAAACCGCGCTCACGCAAAGCTCGTTCGACGTTCTGCTGCAGACCTTCACGATCATGGGTCAAACCATCAAGACCTATGAGCTCGACAAATACGCCGACATCGTGATCCGGCCGAATCTGAGCGTGATGAGCGGCAGCGACTTCGGGCAACGCAACGCGGCGATTCTCGCGGGCGAGGAAGCGGTGGCGAAGATCATGCCGGAGCTGCAACGCAAGCTCGCCGCGGCGAGCCCTGCAATGGTCTGA